From Salinicoccus roseus, one genomic window encodes:
- the ribD gene encoding bifunctional diaminohydroxyphosphoribosylaminopyrimidine deaminase/5-amino-6-(5-phosphoribosylamino)uracil reductase RibD: MNRYMKMAFDLARMTVGQTGKNPAVGAVIVKEGKVIGMGAHLGYGKPHAERQALSSCSEDPAGADIYVTLEPCSHYGKTPPCTEAIMEAGLSNIHYGAKDLNPEVSGHQVLADAGLNVFHQPDEAIDQLYAPFFSHLERHRPNVTLKCAMSLDGKLALDDGTSTWITGEAARADVHQERHVHDAILVGGGTLLHDDPMLTARIEGGGASPVPVVMAGGHVLPDGMKIFEHPERAIIYTTNEANLKHDGKCEVRVGEWSPEAILDDLYGKGISSLFVEGGARVLTAFIKEGLYDRILTYVAPKIFGESRHTLYKEQLASMEAAVQLEMVDVEKLGSDLKLTYRKA, encoded by the coding sequence TTGAATCGATATATGAAGATGGCGTTCGATCTGGCCCGCATGACAGTGGGACAGACGGGGAAGAACCCTGCAGTGGGCGCCGTCATAGTCAAAGAAGGAAAAGTGATCGGCATGGGGGCACACCTCGGCTACGGCAAACCTCATGCAGAGCGGCAGGCACTGTCGAGCTGCAGTGAGGACCCGGCGGGCGCAGACATCTATGTCACACTGGAGCCGTGTTCCCATTATGGGAAGACACCGCCGTGCACTGAAGCAATCATGGAAGCCGGCCTCAGCAACATCCATTACGGGGCCAAGGATCTGAACCCGGAGGTGAGCGGCCATCAAGTGCTTGCTGATGCTGGGCTGAATGTATTTCACCAGCCGGATGAAGCGATCGATCAGCTCTATGCACCTTTCTTCAGTCATCTGGAACGGCATCGGCCGAATGTGACTCTGAAATGTGCAATGAGCCTGGATGGCAAACTTGCACTCGATGATGGGACAAGCACATGGATCACAGGTGAAGCGGCACGGGCTGATGTCCATCAGGAGCGGCATGTCCACGATGCGATACTTGTCGGTGGCGGCACACTTCTCCATGATGATCCGATGCTCACCGCAAGGATCGAAGGCGGTGGCGCATCACCGGTGCCGGTGGTGATGGCCGGAGGTCATGTACTGCCGGATGGGATGAAGATATTTGAGCATCCGGAACGGGCGATCATCTATACGACGAATGAAGCAAACTTGAAGCATGATGGAAAATGCGAAGTGAGGGTGGGGGAATGGTCCCCCGAAGCCATACTGGACGACCTTTATGGCAAAGGCATTTCATCCCTCTTTGTGGAAGGGGGCGCGCGCGTCCTGACTGCCTTCATAAAAGAAGGACTATACGACCGGATATTGACTTACGTTGCCCCGAAGATATTTGGTGAATCAAGACACACACTATATAAGGAACAGCTTGCTTCGATGGAAGCGGCGGTTCAGCTTGAGATGGTTGATGTTGAAAAGCTCGGGTCCGACCTTAAATTAACTTACAGAAAGGCTTGA
- a CDS encoding riboflavin synthase, whose product MFTGIIEQIGEVKKAADTGEHTVFEIFTGTFDDLKLGDSVSVNGTCLTVTGIDADSFTVEMVNETKRITSLDKIEAGMPVNLERALTLSTRLGGHIVSGHVDGTGEITSVNDDGSALVMHIACPSSLMKYMVKKGSVAVDGISLTLFDVDLEASEIILNLVPETQERTTLAQKGAGDRVNIEADMLMKHVDHLLHSGGTLNIGALEEVGDRHV is encoded by the coding sequence ATGTTTACAGGAATTATCGAACAGATCGGCGAAGTGAAGAAAGCGGCGGATACAGGAGAACATACGGTGTTTGAAATATTTACAGGGACATTCGATGACCTGAAACTTGGAGATTCGGTCAGTGTGAACGGAACATGCCTGACAGTGACCGGGATTGATGCGGACAGCTTCACTGTCGAGATGGTCAATGAAACGAAGCGTATAACGAGCCTCGACAAGATCGAAGCGGGAATGCCCGTCAATCTCGAGCGGGCATTGACACTGTCCACACGGCTCGGCGGTCATATCGTCTCCGGCCATGTCGACGGCACCGGTGAAATCACTTCCGTCAATGATGATGGCAGTGCGCTTGTCATGCATATCGCATGCCCTTCATCATTGATGAAATATATGGTGAAGAAAGGATCTGTCGCAGTGGATGGCATCAGCCTGACATTGTTCGACGTCGATCTGGAAGCGTCTGAAATCATCCTCAACCTGGTTCCGGAGACCCAGGAACGGACAACGCTTGCACAAAAGGGCGCGGGCGACCGGGTCAATATCGAAGCGGATATGCTGATGAAGCACGTGGACCATCTGCTCCACTCAGGAGGCACCTTGAATATCGGGGCGCTCGAAGAAGTGGGTGACCGCCATGTTTGA